The following coding sequences are from one Peromyscus eremicus chromosome X, PerEre_H2_v1, whole genome shotgun sequence window:
- the LOC131899987 gene encoding small nuclear ribonucleoprotein G-like: MSKANPPELKKFIAKKLPLNLNGGRHIQGILWVFDSFMNLIINEYMEMATSGQQNNIGIVVI, translated from the coding sequence ATGAGCAAAGCCAACCCTCCTGAATTGAAGAAATTTATAGCTAAGAAGTTACCATTGAATTTAAATGGTGGCAGACATATACAAGGAATCCTATGGGTCTTTGATTCCTTTATGAATCTTATAATTAATGAGTATATGGAAATGGCAACTAGTGGGCAGCAGAATAACATTGGAATCGTGGTCATATGA